The Cellvibrio polysaccharolyticus genomic interval TTTCGTAATCTCCGATGGAAAAATTAGCTTCAATTTCGTAGGAATAGAGGATGGCTGCAGATTTGAATATACTAATCAATCAAACTTGAGCAAGTATTTGCTAAAAGAGTGTCTGCTTCCTCTATCCTGAGATCTATATAACTGGCATCTTCTGAGAATATAGCCTCGGGATGGTGACCAATTACCTAGCACCACTGGACTGGAAGGTTGAGGAACTTCAATTTAAAACGAAGAAAGCCCAGCTTTTTAAGCTGGGCTTTCAAGTCCTCGAAGGAAGGAAAATATAATAAGGCCTCTTGGGCGACAATTTTATACTAAGTTTCATCGACGAATCTGTCAATTGCGAATCTGGGATTTTCGCCCACAACAAAAGATGGTCGCTCGTCTGGTTTGGAGCATAATCTCGCAGGTGGTTCTCTGGTCAGAGTCCTCACCTTAGATCGATGACAAATTTACTTACTTGCAATTTTATTGTTTTCTTCTGTACTGGCATTGGGAAGTAGGACAGTATTCCTGAATCGCTTAGCATCAGCTAATTTCTGCTCCAGATCTTGTATGAGTTCATCTATCGATTCGCTGAACTCAGTAAGAGGTTTCTCTGTCCAGCTTTCTATCAGCCCAGTTTCGTTGTTATAAAATGTTTCGTGAAGGGCGAAGCACTTCTTGCCTTTGATGAAGTGCTTGTAAATGCGGTTATTCCAAGTCATTTTTTCTCCTTCCTGCCGAAAATTGTTATGCAAATAACATTGGGGTTTTGTATTAGGTTGAATAGTATCGCCAATTATTTTAATGATTTTTTCTTTGCATTAAAGACCAGTAAAATTAGTATCACTATTTATTTTAAAATCGAAATATTGCTATCTATATAAATCAATAAGTTAGCTTTTTGAAAGTATCACTAATTATTTCAAACGGACAGGGGGAATAATCGTAGAATTATTCCCCCTTTTCTTTTGCGCTGCGTATTTATCGTGCAAGGCAATTTCCTGAAATATAAATATTGCGTCCATGATACTTCTGATGATTGTGGATAATTATTGCAACGCTTCGCTTCAGAGAGTTAAATAGACCACAAGCATTTCTTTACTGTCGCAAACAAAGCTATAAAAATCGACAGGAATTTTTGGATTACAAGGTTGTGATGTTGCATGGACGTTATTAAATATAAAAAATCACGTAAGGGCTTACACCTTGCGTTGGGGATTGTCGCTGCTTTTCTCGTATTAATCTTCTTCACATGGGTTTTCAGCAATAAAAATCAGCCTTCGTTAAAACGCGATACGTTGCGGGATGCTGTTGTCACACGACAGCCTTTTACAGTTGAGGTAGCGGGTTCGGGGCATTTGGTAGCTTACGGCACGGGTGCTGTGGTTTCGCTTTCCGGCGGGATTGTTCGAGAGCGTCTGGTGCGGGCTGGCGCTCAGGTGGAAAATGGTGACATTTTGCTTCGTCTGGAAAATCCTGATCTGGTTGCCGAGCATGAAGATGCCCTTAATGATCTCTACGCCCGCCGTGCTCAGGTGGAAGCCGAAAAACTGCAGCTGGTAACAGAACGCACGCGTTTCAATAGCAATTTGCAACGTGCCGAACTGGAGCTGGAAGAAAAAGCAAGTGAGCTGGAAGCCAAAGAGCAGCTATTCAAAAGCGAGATGCCGATAATCTCGCGTCTGGATTACAACCGGGTTGTTGTGGAGAAAAAGCTACGCGAAAACACGCTGGCTAACGAGAAACTATTACTGGAATCCTTTGAAAAATCCTATAAGGCAAAATTAAGCGAATTGCAGTATTCGCTCAATACCCTGGAGAATCGTGCTGCCCGTTTGCAACGTCGGGTTAATGATTTGAATATTCGCTCTCCGGAAGCCGGTATTGTTCAGGAGGTGGTATTCCATGAGGGCGACAACGTTAATCCTGGGCAGGTTGTTTTGCGAGTAGTGAATACAGAAAAGCTCTATGCAGTGGCACAAATTCCCGGCTACGAAATTGACAAGGTACAGGTTGGCCAGAAAGCGCTGGTGCGTATCAATCAGGAAAATTTTACCGGCCAGATAACCCGTATTGATCCTGAAGTGAAGGGATCAACGGTTGATGTGGATATAGAGCTGGACGAACTGCCCAATCGCTATCGGGTGAATACGCTGGTGCGCGCTACTATTATCGTGATGGAAAAAACGGATGCGCTGGTGGTCTCCAGGCCTGCTAATAGCCGCGAAAATGCAGTGAACAATGTCTATGTCATTCAGGACAATTATGCCGAACGCCGCGCTGTGGAGTTTGGGATTGGTTCTATCAATACCATAGAAATTTTATCCGGTCTGGAATCGCATGAACGTATTGTGATCAGCGATCTGACCGATCAGGTGAAACAGGCAGAAAGGATTCGACTGAGGTAATTTATGATCCAATTACACAATGTAAGTAAGGTTTTTTCTACTGATGAAATGGATACCTACGCGCTTAACGGTATTAATTTGTCTATTGAAAATAATGAGTTTGTCGCTATTTGCGGGCCATCAGGTGGTGGAAAGTCTACTCTGTTATCAATACTGGGTACCCATGATTTACCCACAACCGGTCAGTATTTTTTTGACCAGCTTGAAATCAACCAATTACCCCATCGCCAGCTACTGGCATTAAGGCGCGAAAAAATAGGGTTTATTTTTCAGGAATTCAACCTGATTGACGACCTTACCGTAAGTGATAACGTAGCCCTTCCCTTGCAAGCACAGGGCGTTGGCAAAAAGGAAATAGGAAAACGGGTTGATGCAGCACTGGAACAGTTTGGCATTGCTCATCGCAAGCATCATTTCCCCAGTCAGCTCTCCGGGGGCCAACAGCAGCGTGTGGCGATTGCCCGGGCTTTTGTTGCCGAGCCGAAAATTATTTTTGCCGATGAGCCAACCGGAAACCTGGACACAGTAAACAGCCAGGCAGTTATGGACATGTTGAAAGAAGCTCATCAGGCAGGCGCAACCATTTGTATGGTAACCCACGACCTGCAATGCGCTGCGATGGCTTCACGGGTTATTTCCATTCGCGACGGAAAATTAAAGGAGTAACCATGTTGACATTAAAGCAGGGATGGCAATATGTAACACGTCATCGCGCCCACAGTTTGTATCTGGTAGTTCTGATCGCACTACTCTTTTCCTCCATTCTTCTATTGCTGGCACAGTATTGGAGCAGCCGATTTACTCAACCCGTCGATAACTTTGACCGTTTGTTGCATGCACAATTTTATCAGCCAATAACCTGGGATCACTACCAATACTACAAACAACATCAACAAAGTTTTTCCGTGGTATCACTGGTAGGATTATTCTCATTTCGTTTACAGGATAACCGGTCTATTGAAGTTTCACGTGTAGAGCCAGATTTTTTTAAAATTTTTCCATCCCGATTAAAAGAAGGAAGGCTGTTAAGTAGTGATGACACCGAGTTGCAGAGTCCGCTTCGTTTTGTTGTTAGCGAATCATTTTTGCACCGTCAATTCCCAAATGAAAAAATTTCACGACTGGATCTGGAAAATGTGGGTTCAGCAGAAATTGTCGGCATATTACCTGAGGGTTTTTACTTTCCTGTAAAGTCCGAAATATGGCTGGCCGTTAAACCGCCGCATGAAAGTTTTCGGCAAATGGCTACAGTTAGTGAATTTATCGGGACCCTTGACTCAGGGGTGTCTCTGGAAATGGCCGAACAGGAGTTACAACGGTTATTGAAAATCTACACTGAACAGGCCGGTGGTATCGAACCTTCATTAAAGCTGGAAACGTTTGTAGACAATAGCCGGAGCAGATTTGGTTTTGACATTAAAATGCTGGGGATTATTTTTATTGTTATCACTATCTCCGGTATTATCAGTATCGCCAATATTATCGGTCTGGATTTACTCAAACGGGATCGTGAATGGCGTATTCGGCATCTATTGGGGATTGCGCCAACAACTATTCTGAAAACACCATTAATCAGTTTCTTGCTGTTGTTGTCTGGCGGATTACTGCTTGGTTATCTGTTGTACCAGGTGTTTTCAAATTTATTTTCCCCTTACGCCATGGTGAATTCTCCTGCGGCGCCCTTCTGGTGGACGTTATCGCTTACCCCTTCTCAATTGGCAATGATATTGCTGGTCTTCGTTGTGTCTCTGACGATGGTTGCATTTTTACCCACATGGCTATTGCTGTTGCGCCGCAGCCTGATACGAAGCGGCGTTCGTGCTGGTCGAAACCGGGGTGTAAAAGCTTACTTTTTTCGCTGGGCTTTACTCGGTTTACAAGCCGCAGCCGCTATCGTATTGCTGCAATTGATGGTGATGTTGTGCGTCTTGTTTTATCACGAAGCGCTTGCAGATCGCGGTTTTAAGCGCAGTCAACTTATGGTGACCAACTTTGCCAATTCGAATTACCCGCTTGATAAGCAAACTGTCGCCGCTCAGCTGCACACTCGCATAGCCGATGTGAGTAGTGGTCTGGCAATCAGCAATGCAATCCCTGGAAGTATTGAGCAAAAATTTGCCATGATGGAAGCACCCGATGCGGCCAGTGCTTCAGCCGGTATTGAATTATTTCAGGTCACTCCAGAGTATTTTTCGGTAATGGATATCCGCTTGCTGGAAGGAAGAAACTTCAATGAACAGGATCGCAAAGAAAGTAACGGAGTCTTTTTGGTTGATGAGGCCGCAGCTGTAAAATTTTGGCCAGATGAATCCGCTATTGGACAAACAATTATTCTGTATCCGGATATTCCCTTTATGCGACAACAGGGAATAGTGGTTGGTGTTGTCAGTGCTATCCGCAGTAACCCGCATAAATTTTCGATTTTTTATCAGCCGTTGGCACAAGGTAAAGCCGGTGTTGAGGAGTTGCGTGTGATCAGCGGAGCTGATGATACCCGGCCATTGCAAACCCGGCTTGCAGCATTGGCCAATACCGATGAAGGTTTCGCCAATGCACAGACGATTGAAGCGGTACTGGCGAAGTCAGGGGATATGACACTCAATCGAATACTGAATTTTTTACCGGCTTGCCTGTTAATTGTGTTTATGTTGCTGGTTAGTATTCGTAACACCACCTTACGCATTCTTGAAGACTATCGTAAACCGCTGGCCATTTACCAAGTTGCCGGTTGGCAACCGCCAGCGATTATTCATCGGTTAAGTTTGCCGCTGTATATCAGCTTGGCGGGTGCGCTGTTGGTTGCATTGGCAATCAGTCTGCAGTTGGATACTCGAGTCTGGTTTGATTGGCTTTTAAATCAATCCAGTCTGGAATATTACGTGTTGGCGGGAAGTTGTTTCACAGTGTTATTACTGGCGTGGCTTAGCTTTTTATTACCCTGTCGGAGACTATTGCAAGAGAAAGTATCGGTATTGTTACGTTCCTGAAATGCTAATGCGATATAAAAATTACGAATTTCCCACAACCTGGACAATAGTTTTTTAATCAACGCCCTTGTGATGCAAGGGCGTTTTTTATTGCGAGGTACGGGTTAAGCAGGCTCCGCCACCCGCAAGCGCGGTACTTCAAAGCCGTGATCCAGGTCCAGCAGCGGCAATAAAATATCGGCCACGCGCTGAGCTTCGCTGATCAGTGGGAAGGCAGAAATAATAAACGCGTTGGTACCTTGTGCTTCGTATTCTCGAATGCGGTCGGCAACGTTTACGGCGCTGCCAATCAGCGTATGCGATCCCAGCCAGGTGGGGCCAACCGCAACGTTAGGATAAACTTCCAGATCTTTCGCCGACGGGCGCTTGCCTTCGCGCAAGGCTGCAATAGCACGGCGTATTTTCGGGTCGTCGCTTTCATGGCTTTCCAGAATCGCACCGGCTGGCAGCAGGTTTTGCACCGACTGGCGAATTCTTTCCACCGGCACTTTGGTAAGTAACCACTCGGCGTACTCCCAGGCTTCTTCTTCGGTTTCGCGCACAATAATTTGAAAGCGCGTGCCATGTTCCAGTTTTCTACCAATTTTCGCTGCTTCAGCATCGACGCGGCGAAATTTATCGCCCAGCAATGGCGGTGTATTGGGAAAGCTAAGATACACATCCAGCAGTTCTACCGAGTGGGCAACCCCGGCAGGCGATGTGCCTGCGCCCCATAGCGGAAAATGCGGATTTTGGGTCGGCCCATTCCAGGAGCCCATCGGGCTGCCGCCTTCATCACGCGGTGACAATTTTACAAACTTGCCATCGTAGCCGCTGGTATCGCCGGCATACACTTTTTGGAAAGCGTCCCAGTATTCGCGGCTGAAATCATAACGTTCATCGTGCGGGTAATGTACACCCAGCGAAGCCAGGCCTTTATCGTTGCCGTTGACCACATTGAATAACAGGCGACCATTGGAAAACTTATCAAAGGTTTGCGCATATTTTGCCAGCACGGCTGGCGATAATTCACCGGGGTGTTGCGCCACCAGAAATTTCATGCGTTTGGTCGTTGCAATCAATGCTGACGCAACCACCAGACTTTCATTGCTGCTGGTGCCCAGCAGTGCACCGTAATAACCCAGACGGTCAATGGTGGTGGCCAGCTGTTGCAAATGTTCAAAATCGGTATGCCAGCGCCCTTCCGGGCTCCACGGATAAATACCATCCGGTGCGGTGAGATACCACAATATTTTTACTGCCATTATTTAACCTTTCTATTGTTTTATTAAAACGCAAAAATAAAAACACCCATCGCAAACTATTTCCAGCGATTGAAAAATACTGTCTCTTCCAGAGGTTTTCTTTCGCGCAGCAGCAATTCACGCAGGCGCGCTTTTTCATGTAACACGTCCGGATGTGCGCGGTAACCCAAACCAATAATGGTGTGTGCCACCAGCTCATCAGGTAGCGCCAGCCGCTCCTTTAATGCGGCCTTGTCGAAACCGCCCATTTGATGCGTTGCCAAGCCCAAAGCCTCGGCCTGAATAGACAGCGCCAGAGCCGCAGCGCCCGCGTCATAAGCGGCCGCAGGCGCAGGCTCTCCATCGGCGCGAAAGGGCCAGCTGAACACACCGATCAGCACCGGCGCGCGCTTGACCCAGATTTTGTTTTGATCTCCCAGCGTGTCGAATGCTTGTTGGAAAGCCGCTTCATCAGCGTAGCGATCCCACACAATAAAACGCCAGGGTTGCAAATTGCTCGCCGAGGGTGCCCAACGTGCGGCTTCCAATACCGCGATCAATTTGTCGTGCTCCAGTGGGCGATCTTCCTGAAATGCACGGGGGCTCCAGCGCTCCGCCAGCAGCGGATGAATGGGCTGGCCTGTTACCGCTGTTTTCTCCAGCGCCAGGGAATTCACATGAGGGACGGACATAACGATTAATCTCCAGCAAAAAAAGTGACACCTGCCGTAAGGTTTTTTACGCGCTGCCAGCAACGGCACCGCATAAGCAACTACTCCGGTGCAACATTACGCACGCTCTGCTACAGCGGTGGTGGCTGTGCCTTCGTTGGCGGCATCGGCTTTTACCAGCCCGGCTTCAATCGCTTTTTTGCGACGCGACTTGTTGAGAATGGGCACTTCAAAACCATGATCCAGATCCAGCAACGGGAATACCAGATTGGCAAAGCGGTGTGCTTCTTCGATCAGCGGCCAGCCGGACAAGATAAAAGCGTGGGTGCCGTGTTCGTTAAATTCACGAATACGCGCCGCTACATTTTCCGCGCTGCCCACCAGCGTAGTACCAGCGCCCGGCCCGAGAATATTGAAGCCGTGCAGCGCCGGGCCGGTCCAGATATTGGGATAAATTTCAAAATCTTTTGCCGGTGGCAAATGACCCGCTTTAATCGCCTCAATATTTTTTTGAATTTGCGGATCGGGGCTGCGATAGCTGTCGATGGTTTCGCCCGGCGGTAGCTGCCGCTTGATATTTTGAATGGCATATTCCAGTGGGGTGTTATCCACAAGATACTGCGCATATTCCCAGGCTTCTTCTTCGGTTTCGCGCACAATAACTTGCAAGCGTGTGCCGTTGAATTGAAAAGCGCGGCCAATTTTGGCGGCTTCTGCTTCTACCCGTTTGAATTTTTCGCCGAGCAATTGCGGAGTGTTGGCAAAGCTCAGGTAAACATCCAGTACTTCAACCGAGTGGGCAACGCCGGCGGGCGATGTACCCGCGCCCCACAGTGGCGGCGGTGTTAACGGCTGTTGTGAGGAGGGCGCTCTGCGACCTGGCAGCGCAGGGCGCGGTGCCAGTTTGATGTACTTGCCATCGTAGCCTTCGGTCAAGCCGGCAAAACCGCCCTGGTCGGCGTATACGCGGCGGAAAACATCCCAGTATTCGCGGCTGTATTCGTAGCGTTCATCGTGTTCAAAATTAACACCTACCGAGGCCATGCCGGCGTCGTTACCATTTACCGCATTGAACAGAAAACGGTTGTTGGAAAAACGGTTCAGCGCCTTGGCGTAGTTAGCCAAAATGGCAGGCTGCACTTCGCCCGGGTGTTGCGCCACAATAAATTTCATGCGCTCGGTAACCGAGAAAGTTGCCGCCGCTACATGTAAGGTTGGCCCGGCTAGCAAAGCGCCGTAGTAACCGAGTTTATCGATAGTGCCGGCCAGTTGTTGCAGGTGTTTGAAGTCGGTATCCCACCGCCCTTCTTCAGTCCAGGGGATGGTTCCATCCGGTTCGGTGAGGTACCACAAAATTTTTACGGCCATAGCGCAGTCTCTATCAATACGAAGTAAGAGGGCCACGACATAAACACGCACTGGCGAGTTTTGTCGCACTTACTCACTGCGATAGCAGAAGCTGTGCCAGGCTGTGGAAAAATCGATTACCGGAAAAATATCTTTATAATCAATAACAAAGGATATTTGCCAAAAAAAGCTATCGCCCTTGCACTGCATAATTAGCCACACAACAAGCAACCGGCTGTTTGATAATCAACAAGCGCGCAGCGAATGGTGACGATTACGGCAACAGCTGCCAGATTTGCGCGGGATAAAAAATCGCCTGACCTTACCCATCGACAGTGCCGGTTATTATTTTTACAGTGAGCACTTCAAACGGTTAACAGATTAGCGTGATCAATAAAGCGAAGCGGAAAATTTCAGTTATCCACAGTTTCCATTATTGAAGCTTCGCTTTGTTGAATTTCATCTTTTATCCAAGCCAGAAAATATTGAATTTCTGCGCGAGGTGCTGAGGTGGGTCGGGTCACCGCGTAATAGGCGAAACGGTTCGACCAGGGCGTCTGTAAAACCTGCTGCAATCTGCCGCTTTCCAGCGCGCTTTGCGCGTGAATGTCGTGAACCAGCGCGATGCCCTGCCCGGCTTCTGCGGCGCGCAACAGTAAAAAATCATCATCAAAGACCATGCCTTTTTCACACGCCGGCGGCGGGGAAATGCCCAGCGCTTCAAACCACAGGCGCCAGTCGCTGCGCGTCGAGTCTTGCAGTAACGGATAGGCGAGACAATCTTCGGCGCTGTTAATGGCGGTACCGGTGCGCAACAGTGTCGGGCTGGCGACAGGAATCATCACCGGCGATAACAAATAATCGCTGTGCAAACCCGGGTATTTTCCCAGCCCGTGGCGAATGGCGATATCCACACCGTCGCGCTGTAAATCGGCCAGCCGCAAGCTGGCTTCTACGCGGATATCAATATCCGGAAAGCGCGCGTTGAATTTCCCCAGCCGCGGCACCAGCCAGCTGGCGGCAAAACCCGGTTCACTGTTAATAGTGAGTGTGCGGCGATTTTTAATACCTTCCAGTTTTTCCATGACCGCGGTGAGTTGGCCAAAGGCTTGTACCAGTTCCGGGTACACCAGTTTGCCTGCCTCGCTCAGTTCCATGCCGCTACGGGTACGCTGAAATAACGGCATGCCCACCCGGTCTTCCAGTAAACGCAATTGCTGGCTTACCGCGCCGGCGGAAACGCCAAGCGCGTGGGCTGCCTGACGCACACTGCCAGAACGGCCAATTTCAGTAAAAACTCGCAAGGCAAGCAGGGGGATAACAGGATTCATGGTGTATGGAATTTCTAAACCGTGGCTAAGGAAATCATCGTTTTACGGTTTTTAATAAAGCGGTGATGATATGACGTTGGGGTGAATGATGTTCACTTTTTCTATTGTTATTTGCAATGCCTTGCGCAGGATTTTCGTCATGTCTATCGAGCCGCTGTCCAATCACCCGTTTTCCACCCATCCCGGTTTTCAGCGTATGTTCGCGCCCGGGCAAATGACGCTGGGGATGTTTTTGCCACTGCGTTTTTACCGTGGCGATATGAAAATCCTCGCAGGACAAAGCCGTCTGGTGTCGGCGATGGACCGTCTTGGTTTTGCCGCCGTATGGGTAAGGGATATCCCGCTGTTTGATCCCGCTTTTGGCGATGCCGGGCAGGTGTTTGATCCTTTTACCTGGCTGGCTTTTCTGGCTGCGAAAACCTCGCACATCAGCCTTGCCACCGGCAGCGCTATTTTTCCCTTGCGGCATCCGCTGGATCTTGCCAAAGCCGCGACCACGATTGACCAACTGTCCGGTGGCCGGTTGATCATGGGCATTGCCTCGGGCGATCGGGCGGTGGAGTTTCCAGCTTACGGTATTGACCGGGAATCCCGTGGTGAACGCTTCGCGCAAACGGTGGATATGTTTCGCCAGCTGGTCAGTAAAAATACCAGCCTGATGGATGGTTCTCTGGGTCGCATCGACAGCTCACAATTTTTACCCAAAGCTTGCCATGGTGCGGTACCGCTGTTGGTGACCGGATCAAGCCGGCAAACCTTGCCGTGGATCGCCGAGCAGGCCGATGGCTGGCTGACCTATCCGGACAGCACCCACGATCGACAGGGTTCGCTGCGGCTGGCTGAAAAAATTGCTGCCTGGCGGCGGTTGATTCCCGGCAATGTTTTCAAGCCGCATGTCACCAATGAATGGCTGGATCTGGTGGATGACCCGGACTTTCCGCGCACGCCCATTCACAACGGCTTTGTGTTGCGCACCGGCAGAAATGGCCTGATTGAATTGCTAAACCAATGGCGGCTGGCAGGCGTCAATCATGCTGCGCTGGGTATTCAATATGCCGAGCGACCGGCGGAAGCGGTTATTGAGGAGTTGGCCGAATATGTGCTGCCACTGTTTCCGTCGCTGGCCGCGTTGCCGACGCAAACCGATTGGTAAAATTTCAAAAAATCGTAGCGAAATGTGCCATAAACAGGGTGTTTTGACAGCAAAGACAAATTTTTAACACTCCCTCACAGAAGATGCGGCGCCGATTGATCACACTGCCATTTTTGGACGGAGAAAAGTAATGAATAATATCGTCACGGCAACACTGACCGGTGTGGCTGCCTGTTGTCTGTTAATGATGGGCTGTTCCGGGTCGGATGACAGTAAATCAGCGGTTAAAGTGTTTCAGTCCGATGCCGCCGTTCAGTGTGAAAGCGAAGGTATTTCCGTGGAGGATATGCAGAAAATTCTCGCCGCTGGCAATATCAAGGTGCACTGCGCCCAGAAAGGTAACACCGGCATGATGCACATGACGGTGTGCGGCGCACCGACCGGCAGTATTAATATTTACACCATTCCCAAAGATCAACTGGAGCAGGCGCAAATGTTGGGCTTTGTTCCCGTCTCCACCCTGCCGGATTATCAGGACGTAGCTTGTGAATAAGTTATCCGATGGAGATTGCTGACGGACAGAATGGCACCTGTTGTACAGTTTTGAAAACGACGGAATTTATCAAAAACCTGAACCCGCTTTGGCGGGTTTTTTTATGGGGCGCCTTTACAAGAGAATAAAAAGGCCCGGTATTTCATGGGATTAAAAAATACCGGGCAAAAAAACTAGAAGAAGATCCAGTAAATCAGCGCAATATAAAGCCCATATTGCAGCAGGTAGTAAAGGGGTTTGTTGATTTTTTTGATCTTTTTACCCACTACACGAATTTGATACACGTAACCGAAAATACGGTTCAGAAACCCGACTTTATCGCCCGGCATATTTTTTGTGGCGGCGGCAGACAGTACCACGCGGGAAAATATTTCATTGATCCAGTCAACCAGAAAGAAACGCGTAGGCCGTTTGATATCCACGAATAAAATAATACGGTTTTTATCCGTTTTGTTTTCAGCGTAATGAATAAAGGTTTCATCAAACATCACCGC includes:
- a CDS encoding efflux RND transporter periplasmic adaptor subunit; amino-acid sequence: MDVIKYKKSRKGLHLALGIVAAFLVLIFFTWVFSNKNQPSLKRDTLRDAVVTRQPFTVEVAGSGHLVAYGTGAVVSLSGGIVRERLVRAGAQVENGDILLRLENPDLVAEHEDALNDLYARRAQVEAEKLQLVTERTRFNSNLQRAELELEEKASELEAKEQLFKSEMPIISRLDYNRVVVEKKLRENTLANEKLLLESFEKSYKAKLSELQYSLNTLENRAARLQRRVNDLNIRSPEAGIVQEVVFHEGDNVNPGQVVLRVVNTEKLYAVAQIPGYEIDKVQVGQKALVRINQENFTGQITRIDPEVKGSTVDVDIELDELPNRYRVNTLVRATIIVMEKTDALVVSRPANSRENAVNNVYVIQDNYAERRAVEFGIGSINTIEILSGLESHERIVISDLTDQVKQAERIRLR
- a CDS encoding ABC transporter ATP-binding protein: MIQLHNVSKVFSTDEMDTYALNGINLSIENNEFVAICGPSGGGKSTLLSILGTHDLPTTGQYFFDQLEINQLPHRQLLALRREKIGFIFQEFNLIDDLTVSDNVALPLQAQGVGKKEIGKRVDAALEQFGIAHRKHHFPSQLSGGQQQRVAIARAFVAEPKIIFADEPTGNLDTVNSQAVMDMLKEAHQAGATICMVTHDLQCAAMASRVISIRDGKLKE
- a CDS encoding ABC transporter permease, whose amino-acid sequence is MLTLKQGWQYVTRHRAHSLYLVVLIALLFSSILLLLAQYWSSRFTQPVDNFDRLLHAQFYQPITWDHYQYYKQHQQSFSVVSLVGLFSFRLQDNRSIEVSRVEPDFFKIFPSRLKEGRLLSSDDTELQSPLRFVVSESFLHRQFPNEKISRLDLENVGSAEIVGILPEGFYFPVKSEIWLAVKPPHESFRQMATVSEFIGTLDSGVSLEMAEQELQRLLKIYTEQAGGIEPSLKLETFVDNSRSRFGFDIKMLGIIFIVITISGIISIANIIGLDLLKRDREWRIRHLLGIAPTTILKTPLISFLLLLSGGLLLGYLLYQVFSNLFSPYAMVNSPAAPFWWTLSLTPSQLAMILLVFVVSLTMVAFLPTWLLLLRRSLIRSGVRAGRNRGVKAYFFRWALLGLQAAAAIVLLQLMVMLCVLFYHEALADRGFKRSQLMVTNFANSNYPLDKQTVAAQLHTRIADVSSGLAISNAIPGSIEQKFAMMEAPDAASASAGIELFQVTPEYFSVMDIRLLEGRNFNEQDRKESNGVFLVDEAAAVKFWPDESAIGQTIILYPDIPFMRQQGIVVGVVSAIRSNPHKFSIFYQPLAQGKAGVEELRVISGADDTRPLQTRLAALANTDEGFANAQTIEAVLAKSGDMTLNRILNFLPACLLIVFMLLVSIRNTTLRILEDYRKPLAIYQVAGWQPPAIIHRLSLPLYISLAGALLVALAISLQLDTRVWFDWLLNQSSLEYYVLAGSCFTVLLLAWLSFLLPCRRLLQEKVSVLLRS
- a CDS encoding LLM class flavin-dependent oxidoreductase, translated to MAVKILWYLTAPDGIYPWSPEGRWHTDFEHLQQLATTIDRLGYYGALLGTSSNESLVVASALIATTKRMKFLVAQHPGELSPAVLAKYAQTFDKFSNGRLLFNVVNGNDKGLASLGVHYPHDERYDFSREYWDAFQKVYAGDTSGYDGKFVKLSPRDEGGSPMGSWNGPTQNPHFPLWGAGTSPAGVAHSVELLDVYLSFPNTPPLLGDKFRRVDAEAAKIGRKLEHGTRFQIIVRETEEEAWEYAEWLLTKVPVERIRQSVQNLLPAGAILESHESDDPKIRRAIAALREGKRPSAKDLEVYPNVAVGPTWLGSHTLIGSAVNVADRIREYEAQGTNAFIISAFPLISEAQRVADILLPLLDLDHGFEVPRLRVAEPA
- a CDS encoding nitroreductase family protein; this translates as MSVPHVNSLALEKTAVTGQPIHPLLAERWSPRAFQEDRPLEHDKLIAVLEAARWAPSASNLQPWRFIVWDRYADEAAFQQAFDTLGDQNKIWVKRAPVLIGVFSWPFRADGEPAPAAAYDAGAAALALSIQAEALGLATHQMGGFDKAALKERLALPDELVAHTIIGLGYRAHPDVLHEKARLRELLLRERKPLEETVFFNRWK
- a CDS encoding LLM class flavin-dependent oxidoreductase; translation: MAVKILWYLTEPDGTIPWTEEGRWDTDFKHLQQLAGTIDKLGYYGALLAGPTLHVAAATFSVTERMKFIVAQHPGEVQPAILANYAKALNRFSNNRFLFNAVNGNDAGMASVGVNFEHDERYEYSREYWDVFRRVYADQGGFAGLTEGYDGKYIKLAPRPALPGRRAPSSQQPLTPPPLWGAGTSPAGVAHSVEVLDVYLSFANTPQLLGEKFKRVEAEAAKIGRAFQFNGTRLQVIVRETEEEAWEYAQYLVDNTPLEYAIQNIKRQLPPGETIDSYRSPDPQIQKNIEAIKAGHLPPAKDFEIYPNIWTGPALHGFNILGPGAGTTLVGSAENVAARIREFNEHGTHAFILSGWPLIEEAHRFANLVFPLLDLDHGFEVPILNKSRRKKAIEAGLVKADAANEGTATTAVAERA
- a CDS encoding LysR substrate-binding domain-containing protein encodes the protein MNPVIPLLALRVFTEIGRSGSVRQAAHALGVSAGAVSQQLRLLEDRVGMPLFQRTRSGMELSEAGKLVYPELVQAFGQLTAVMEKLEGIKNRRTLTINSEPGFAASWLVPRLGKFNARFPDIDIRVEASLRLADLQRDGVDIAIRHGLGKYPGLHSDYLLSPVMIPVASPTLLRTGTAINSAEDCLAYPLLQDSTRSDWRLWFEALGISPPPACEKGMVFDDDFLLLRAAEAGQGIALVHDIHAQSALESGRLQQVLQTPWSNRFAYYAVTRPTSAPRAEIQYFLAWIKDEIQQSEASIMETVDN
- a CDS encoding LLM class oxidoreductase — encoded protein: MSIEPLSNHPFSTHPGFQRMFAPGQMTLGMFLPLRFYRGDMKILAGQSRLVSAMDRLGFAAVWVRDIPLFDPAFGDAGQVFDPFTWLAFLAAKTSHISLATGSAIFPLRHPLDLAKAATTIDQLSGGRLIMGIASGDRAVEFPAYGIDRESRGERFAQTVDMFRQLVSKNTSLMDGSLGRIDSSQFLPKACHGAVPLLVTGSSRQTLPWIAEQADGWLTYPDSTHDRQGSLRLAEKIAAWRRLIPGNVFKPHVTNEWLDLVDDPDFPRTPIHNGFVLRTGRNGLIELLNQWRLAGVNHAALGIQYAERPAEAVIEELAEYVLPLFPSLAALPTQTDW